In Chryseobacterium culicis, the following proteins share a genomic window:
- a CDS encoding RtcB family protein has translation MGNLKLKGKDILKLGYPNNQSVNVALEVMKRNFATKNIHHVKSLLKEILLNPEEFEKDLTFGQIAETLLSSKKTEKRMLNSQRASFQIFGNNISEEAKNQLYTALKLPISTQGALMPDAHSGYGLPIGGVLAVENAVIPYGVGMDIGCRMSLSILDTPVSYLEGARDKYEKALAEHTKFGMYETHKSHIDHEIFERDTFDMIPILRRLKGKAIKQMGSSGGGNHFVEFGEVEITEEDEQIGLPKGKYLGILSHSGSRGLGAEIAQYYSRVATEQCPLPKEAQNFAWLDLSTHLGLEYWTAMNLAGDYASACHDDIHRRLVKAVGGRVKARIENHHNFAWKEIHNGKEVIVHRKGATPANENELGMIPGSMTAKGFIVRGKGNPESLNSASHGAGRAHSRGECRSLFTQHDIKKELKLKNVTLMGGNAEEAPMAYKDINEVMNAQSELVDILGTFQPRIVRMDK, from the coding sequence ATGGGAAATTTAAAACTAAAAGGAAAAGATATATTAAAACTGGGCTATCCAAATAATCAAAGTGTAAACGTAGCATTGGAAGTCATGAAAAGAAATTTTGCAACGAAGAATATTCACCACGTAAAATCTCTTTTAAAGGAAATCCTGCTGAATCCGGAAGAATTTGAAAAAGATCTGACCTTCGGACAAATTGCAGAAACCCTGCTTTCATCCAAAAAAACAGAAAAAAGAATGCTGAATTCACAGCGTGCTTCGTTTCAGATTTTTGGAAACAATATCTCGGAAGAGGCTAAAAATCAGTTGTATACTGCTTTGAAACTGCCTATTTCTACTCAGGGAGCATTAATGCCTGATGCCCACAGCGGTTACGGACTTCCGATAGGAGGAGTTCTGGCAGTGGAAAATGCGGTAATCCCTTACGGAGTAGGAATGGATATTGGCTGCAGAATGAGCCTCAGTATTTTGGATACACCGGTTTCATATCTTGAAGGAGCAAGAGATAAATATGAAAAAGCTCTTGCAGAACATACAAAATTCGGAATGTATGAAACGCACAAGTCTCACATAGATCATGAGATTTTCGAAAGAGATACATTCGATATGATCCCGATCTTAAGAAGATTAAAGGGAAAAGCAATCAAACAGATGGGTTCCTCAGGCGGAGGAAATCACTTCGTGGAATTCGGAGAAGTGGAAATCACTGAAGAAGATGAGCAAATTGGTCTGCCAAAAGGAAAATATCTGGGAATCCTTTCTCATAGTGGCTCAAGAGGTCTGGGAGCAGAGATTGCCCAGTATTACTCAAGAGTGGCAACAGAACAATGTCCGTTACCAAAAGAAGCTCAAAACTTTGCCTGGCTGGATCTTAGTACCCACCTGGGATTGGAATATTGGACAGCAATGAATCTTGCCGGAGATTATGCCTCTGCCTGCCATGATGATATTCACAGAAGGCTGGTAAAAGCTGTTGGCGGAAGGGTAAAAGCCAGAATTGAAAACCATCACAACTTTGCCTGGAAAGAAATCCATAACGGTAAAGAAGTGATTGTTCACCGAAAAGGAGCAACACCTGCCAATGAAAATGAACTGGGGATGATTCCCGGATCTATGACGGCAAAAGGATTTATCGTCCGAGGAAAAGGAAATCCTGAATCCCTGAATTCAGCATCACATGGCGCAGGAAGGGCTCATTCAAGAGGAGAATGCAGAAGCCTTTTCACTCAGCATGATATCAAAAAAGAACTGAAATTGAAAAATGTCACCCTGATGGGCGGAAATGCAGAAGAAGCCCCTATGGCCTACAAAGACATTAATGAAGTGATGAATGCACAGAGCGAATTGGTAGATATTCTGGGAACTTTCCAGCCGAGAATTGTGAGAATGGATAAGTAA
- the prfH gene encoding peptide chain release factor H yields the protein MEKLIQITSGRGPLECQWVAAKVLKTFLEEAKQNTIEYEIIHRENGDENLTLKSVTVLLKGKEVTPFLKNWLGSVCWIGKSTFRKLHKRSNWFIGIFELENIKMIDFNEKDIRFQTARSQGSGGQNVNKVNTAVRATHIPTNETVFVQDSRSQLENKKLSVIRLKEKVMAVYIRQLERKLKDTWSLQMQVERGNPVRTFSGTDFKKNYEDKTFKKQRNALKNELKNYNNDLN from the coding sequence ATGGAAAAATTAATACAGATCACTTCAGGAAGAGGGCCTTTAGAATGCCAATGGGTAGCAGCCAAGGTGCTGAAGACCTTTCTTGAAGAGGCAAAACAAAATACAATAGAATACGAAATCATTCATCGTGAGAATGGTGATGAGAACCTGACATTAAAATCGGTGACTGTTCTTTTAAAAGGAAAAGAAGTAACTCCTTTTTTAAAAAACTGGCTGGGAAGTGTCTGCTGGATAGGGAAAAGCACATTCAGGAAACTGCATAAAAGAAGCAATTGGTTTATCGGAATTTTTGAATTGGAAAATATAAAAATGATTGATTTCAATGAAAAGGATATCCGGTTTCAGACCGCCAGAAGTCAGGGAAGTGGAGGGCAAAACGTAAACAAGGTGAATACCGCCGTACGGGCTACTCATATTCCTACTAACGAAACTGTTTTTGTACAGGATTCCCGTTCACAGCTGGAAAATAAAAAACTATCCGTTATCAGATTAAAAGAAAAAGTAATGGCGGTTTATATCCGGCAGCTGGAAAGAAAGTTGAAAGATACTTGGTCTCTTCAGATGCAGGTAGAACGCGGAAATCCGGTTCGGACATTTTCAGGAACAGATTTTAAAAAGAATTATGAAGACAAGACATTCAAAAAACAGAGGAATGCCTTGAAAAATGAATTAAAAAACTACAACAATGACCTTAACTAA
- a CDS encoding T9SS-dependent M36 family metallopeptidase: MNKKLFLLPVSVVFFFCFGKMNGQNSNRLIQDYYQKSGKLNQNKVGVIILNEDMSNSLGANIVNVQQTYKGLRVYNALGKVIIKGDQILSENNDFNRNIIAASTAKVHERFSDALLKQKLGLSAISDTDYLPDVYFEKNGKYILAKELFVSDQNSSDVWHVLADAENGEILSKDNMTLNCSFEDHGHSHEAVSKEWEKASTVENQSKLLNALWAPTNASYNVFPLPVEAPTFGARALVNNPWDLVASPEGWHSDGTNSYTNTRGNNVYAYSDQDNTNNPGYSPDGGSSLTFNFPFADGRYDNPITYRDAAITNLFYMNNKMHDIFYKFGFTEAARNFQTNNFGKGGIQGDAVRAEAFDGSGLNNANFGAGYEAVISGTTYLSAPRMQMYLWDRTQPANDPILRYQYNAPAAIVNRPKVATGGASFGPLLLGGQTVTGDLKIATPDDACTALAAGSMTGKIGVAKRGTCSFATKVKNMQLAGALGGIIYDPNNVDPISMGKDDAVTGITIPSIMMGKTEGEYIVNQINTGETVNTTLNFDYNGFKHSSLDNGIVAHEYGHGISNRLTGQGYSCLQSAEQMGEGWSDYFALMLTTRPGDTSALARGIGTYTSSQPITGGGIRPAKYSPDFSVNNYTYGKTNTVSGPHAIGFIWATMLWDLTWKYIEKYGYNSDVMASSTSGNAKVLQIVMDGLKLQACNPSFIDGRNAILQADAVGNAGLDKCMIWNTFAKRGLGVNASAGSSSAANDQVEDFTVPQECITALATQDVKLSDQKFIIFPNPTYDEFFVGNIDKSSKEVKIRIFDMSGKLIFSDTRESSSKKAISTQGFQKGVYMVHIQQGEKIQVEKLMVR; this comes from the coding sequence ATGAATAAAAAATTATTTTTATTACCTGTATCTGTAGTATTTTTTTTCTGTTTTGGGAAAATGAATGGCCAGAACTCTAACAGGCTTATTCAGGATTATTATCAAAAAAGTGGAAAACTAAACCAAAATAAAGTGGGCGTTATCATTCTGAACGAAGATATGTCCAATAGTTTAGGAGCAAATATTGTGAATGTACAGCAGACTTATAAAGGGCTGAGAGTATACAATGCATTGGGAAAAGTCATCATTAAAGGGGATCAGATACTCTCTGAAAATAATGACTTCAACAGGAATATTATAGCTGCCAGTACAGCAAAAGTGCATGAGAGATTTTCAGATGCCCTTCTTAAGCAAAAACTGGGATTAAGTGCTATTTCGGATACAGACTATTTACCTGATGTCTATTTTGAGAAGAATGGTAAGTATATTCTGGCCAAAGAACTGTTTGTTTCAGATCAAAACTCTTCAGATGTGTGGCATGTACTTGCGGATGCTGAAAATGGAGAAATACTCAGTAAAGATAATATGACACTAAACTGCAGCTTTGAAGATCACGGTCATTCTCATGAAGCGGTATCCAAGGAATGGGAGAAAGCATCAACAGTGGAGAATCAAAGTAAGCTGTTAAATGCCTTGTGGGCACCTACAAATGCGTCTTATAATGTTTTTCCATTGCCGGTAGAAGCTCCTACGTTTGGGGCTCGTGCATTGGTAAATAATCCATGGGACTTAGTGGCATCACCGGAAGGCTGGCATTCTGATGGAACGAACAGCTATACCAATACAAGAGGAAATAATGTATATGCATATTCAGATCAGGATAATACGAATAATCCGGGATATTCCCCGGACGGAGGAAGTTCCCTCACTTTCAATTTTCCTTTTGCCGATGGGAGATATGATAATCCTATAACCTATAGAGATGCTGCGATTACCAATCTGTTTTACATGAATAATAAGATGCATGATATCTTTTATAAATTCGGATTTACAGAAGCCGCCAGAAACTTTCAGACGAATAACTTTGGAAAAGGAGGTATACAGGGAGATGCTGTAAGAGCTGAGGCTTTTGACGGAAGCGGTCTTAATAATGCCAATTTCGGTGCAGGCTATGAAGCGGTCATTAGTGGAACCACTTATCTTTCTGCACCAAGAATGCAAATGTATCTTTGGGACAGAACACAGCCAGCCAATGATCCTATCTTAAGATATCAGTATAATGCTCCGGCCGCTATTGTAAACCGCCCTAAAGTGGCAACCGGAGGGGCAAGTTTTGGCCCTCTTCTGTTAGGTGGCCAAACGGTAACAGGAGATCTGAAAATTGCTACACCGGATGATGCCTGTACAGCTCTTGCAGCAGGAAGCATGACAGGGAAAATAGGAGTTGCCAAAAGAGGAACCTGCAGTTTTGCCACTAAGGTTAAAAATATGCAGCTTGCAGGAGCCTTGGGAGGAATTATCTATGATCCTAATAATGTGGATCCAATTTCAATGGGGAAAGATGATGCCGTGACAGGAATTACCATTCCTTCCATTATGATGGGGAAAACAGAAGGCGAGTATATTGTAAATCAAATCAATACAGGAGAGACTGTTAATACAACATTAAATTTCGACTATAATGGTTTTAAGCATTCCAGTCTGGATAATGGAATCGTTGCCCATGAATATGGACATGGTATTTCAAACAGATTAACAGGGCAGGGATATAGCTGTCTTCAAAGTGCTGAGCAGATGGGTGAAGGATGGTCAGATTATTTTGCTTTAATGCTTACAACAAGACCCGGGGATACATCAGCGTTGGCGAGAGGAATTGGAACCTATACAAGTAGCCAGCCTATTACAGGAGGAGGGATCAGACCTGCCAAGTATTCACCAGACTTTAGTGTAAACAATTATACGTATGGCAAAACGAATACCGTTTCAGGACCACATGCCATTGGGTTCATCTGGGCAACAATGTTGTGGGATCTTACCTGGAAATACATTGAAAAATATGGCTATAACAGTGATGTCATGGCAAGCAGTACTTCCGGAAATGCTAAAGTGCTGCAAATAGTAATGGACGGACTGAAATTACAGGCTTGTAACCCTTCATTTATTGATGGAAGAAATGCCATTCTTCAGGCTGATGCTGTAGGTAATGCAGGCTTGGATAAATGTATGATATGGAACACCTTTGCTAAAAGAGGTCTGGGGGTAAATGCTTCAGCAGGAAGTAGTTCTGCGGCTAATGATCAGGTGGAAGACTTTACGGTACCACAAGAATGTATTACAGCACTGGCTACTCAGGATGTTAAACTTTCAGATCAGAAATTTATTATTTTCCCTAATCCTACTTATGATGAATTCTTTGTAGGAAATATAGACAAATCTTCTAAAGAAGTTAAGATCAGAATATTTGATATGTCAGGCAAACTGATATTCTCTGATACCAGAGAATCAAGTTCTAAAAAAGCTATTTCTACTCAGGGATTCCAGAAAGGAGTTTATATGGTTCATATCCAACAGGGAGAGAAAATTCAGGTTGAAAAACTGATGGTAAGATAA
- a CDS encoding c-type cytochrome, with protein MKKLILSGIAASAFLVSCGPKSVAVTGPKYTSSEQLAQGKTIFENSCAKCHKLPEPTKHDNQGWINTLSRMAPKAKLTDDQHQMVYDYLISVNKK; from the coding sequence ATGAAAAAACTCATCTTAAGCGGCATAGCAGCATCAGCATTTCTGGTGTCCTGCGGGCCAAAAAGTGTGGCTGTAACAGGGCCAAAGTATACCTCATCTGAGCAGTTGGCACAAGGAAAAACCATTTTTGAAAATTCCTGTGCAAAATGTCATAAGCTGCCAGAACCTACCAAGCATGACAACCAGGGATGGATCAACACTTTAAGCAGAATGGCTCCAAAGGCTAAGTTAACTGATGACCAGCATCAAATGGTCTATGATTATCTGATCTCTGTAAATAAAAAATAA
- a CDS encoding c-type cytochrome, which translates to MKKLIAAASFTAILLVSCTPKASTSATTAGTSTSTAEQIAQGKTIFENSCGRCHKLPDPASHNPVQWVGIMNSMAPKAKLTDEQHQWVYDYIVSVKK; encoded by the coding sequence ATGAAAAAACTCATCGCTGCGGCTTCGTTTACTGCTATTTTGCTGGTTTCCTGTACGCCGAAAGCTTCTACATCCGCTACTACTGCAGGAACATCTACATCTACTGCAGAACAGATTGCTCAGGGGAAAACTATTTTTGAAAACTCTTGTGGAAGATGTCATAAATTACCGGATCCTGCTTCACACAATCCTGTACAATGGGTAGGAATTATGAATTCTATGGCTCCAAAAGCAAAACTGACGGATGAACAGCACCAATGGGTTTATGATTATATTGTTTCTGTGAAAAAGTAA
- the meaB gene encoding methylmalonyl Co-A mutase-associated GTPase MeaB: MKFTTEELIEGIQSGNKRLIAKAITLVESKKAEHRIQAEDLLKKIMPLTGNSVRVGVTGVPGAGKSTFIENFGRLVIAQGKKVAVLAIDPSSAINKGSILGDKTRMEELAKEENAFIRPSPSSGFLGGVANTTFETMMICEAAGYDYILIETVGVGQSEVLVADITDVFLFLKIIGGGDELQGIKRGIMEMVDLIFINKVDQDNLQKAKNTRLELKRALDFIPPKEKGWKIPVLLGSALYNEGLQEVYDTIFEFIDLKKKSGRFEEIRVQQAEKRFEYWVQEYILSLMKKSNAVEEAYHMHKKNASAMVSNPSTEAKLFVEKFLSNEKRN; this comes from the coding sequence ATGAAATTTACTACAGAAGAGTTAATAGAAGGAATACAGTCAGGAAATAAACGCCTGATTGCAAAAGCTATTACATTGGTTGAAAGTAAAAAAGCAGAACACAGAATACAGGCAGAAGATCTATTGAAGAAAATTATGCCCCTTACCGGAAACTCTGTGAGAGTAGGAGTAACAGGAGTTCCCGGAGCCGGAAAATCCACTTTTATAGAAAACTTTGGCCGCTTGGTTATTGCTCAAGGTAAAAAAGTAGCTGTTTTAGCAATTGATCCCAGTTCAGCGATCAACAAAGGAAGTATTTTAGGGGATAAAACCAGAATGGAAGAACTTGCCAAAGAAGAGAATGCATTTATACGTCCTTCTCCCAGCTCAGGTTTTTTGGGTGGAGTAGCCAATACTACCTTTGAAACCATGATGATCTGTGAGGCAGCAGGATATGATTATATTTTGATAGAAACCGTAGGCGTAGGGCAGTCAGAAGTATTGGTCGCTGATATTACCGATGTTTTCCTGTTCCTTAAAATCATTGGCGGTGGAGACGAACTTCAGGGTATAAAAAGAGGAATCATGGAAATGGTAGACCTTATTTTCATCAACAAAGTAGATCAGGACAATCTTCAGAAAGCCAAAAATACAAGACTTGAATTAAAAAGAGCTCTGGATTTTATTCCACCTAAAGAAAAAGGATGGAAAATCCCTGTTTTATTAGGTTCTGCCCTTTATAATGAAGGATTACAGGAAGTTTATGATACAATTTTCGAATTTATTGATCTGAAAAAGAAAAGCGGACGTTTTGAAGAAATTCGTGTTCAGCAGGCTGAAAAACGCTTCGAATACTGGGTTCAGGAATATATTTTATCACTGATGAAAAAGAGCAATGCAGTAGAGGAAGCTTACCATATGCATAAAAAAAATGCTTCAGCTATGGTTTCGAATCCAAGTACTGAAGCAAAATTATTTGTTGAAAAATTTTTATCTAACGAAAAAAGAAATTAA
- a CDS encoding DUF4251 domain-containing protein, translating to MKKYISLLTIFGFLFFFQSCASQGSLDPKTVDNLIDSQEFTFYAQRANPTNYDVINVLNSMPNSTATRVLNLNGEYTIDVSKNTLDVVLPYFGRMFNPTYGGASDNSYRFTSKDFTITKTQNKKGTWTLKFKPKDARNVDELNIEVFKNGKAFVSVRSSDRQPITYDGYISKTEVKQEKEKL from the coding sequence ATGAAAAAGTATATTTCTTTACTGACGATTTTTGGATTCCTGTTCTTCTTTCAGAGTTGTGCCTCACAAGGGTCATTAGATCCGAAAACAGTAGATAATTTGATAGATTCTCAGGAGTTTACTTTCTATGCACAAAGAGCCAACCCAACGAATTATGATGTTATTAATGTGTTGAACTCAATGCCTAATTCTACTGCAACGAGAGTACTTAATCTCAATGGAGAGTATACCATTGATGTAAGCAAAAATACGCTGGATGTAGTGCTACCTTACTTTGGAAGGATGTTCAATCCAACTTATGGAGGAGCAAGTGATAATAGTTACCGATTTACTTCAAAAGATTTTACAATAACTAAAACTCAGAATAAAAAAGGAACCTGGACGTTAAAGTTCAAGCCTAAAGATGCAAGAAATGTTGATGAACTTAATATTGAAGTTTTTAAAAACGGTAAAGCTTTCGTTTCTGTGAGAAGTAGCGACAGACAGCCCATTACTTATGACGGATATATTTCTAAAACAGAAGTAAAACAGGAAAAAGAGAAGCTTTAA
- a CDS encoding M48 family metallopeptidase, with product MKVTHLFGIGAIALSAVACTTNPITGRSSLQLANNSEILTMSSQEYRTTLSKGKVITGTADAKRVVNVGNRIKSAAERYYQSIGRSADLTSYSWEFNLLQSSELNAWCMPGGKVAVYTGILPITKDDNGLAVVMGHEVSHALAGHGNERISQAMVAQYGGAILGGTISNSQWASVFQKVYPIGSQVALLKYGRGQESEADEMGLYLMSMAGYDPRAAIPFWNRMEAASSGARQPEFLSTHPSPETRISDINKDLPKALEYYKAAGGKI from the coding sequence ATGAAAGTTACACATCTATTTGGAATAGGAGCTATTGCTCTGTCGGCTGTTGCCTGTACTACGAACCCAATTACTGGAAGATCGTCTTTACAGCTGGCCAATAACTCGGAAATTTTAACAATGTCTTCACAGGAATATAGAACGACATTGTCTAAAGGTAAAGTAATTACTGGTACGGCAGATGCAAAGAGAGTGGTAAATGTAGGAAACAGAATTAAAAGCGCTGCGGAAAGATATTATCAAAGTATCGGTAGATCAGCAGATCTTACCAGCTACAGCTGGGAATTCAATCTTCTGCAAAGCAGTGAGCTGAATGCCTGGTGTATGCCTGGTGGTAAAGTAGCCGTTTATACCGGAATATTACCGATCACAAAAGACGATAACGGTCTTGCAGTGGTAATGGGACATGAAGTTTCCCACGCGCTGGCAGGCCATGGAAACGAAAGAATTTCTCAGGCTATGGTAGCTCAGTATGGAGGTGCTATCTTGGGAGGAACTATCTCAAACTCACAATGGGCAAGTGTTTTCCAGAAGGTGTATCCTATTGGTTCACAAGTAGCTTTATTGAAATACGGAAGAGGTCAGGAATCTGAGGCAGATGAAATGGGTCTTTACCTGATGTCTATGGCTGGATATGACCCAAGAGCGGCCATCCCTTTCTGGAACAGAATGGAAGCGGCATCTTCAGGAGCAAGACAGCCGGAATTTTTATCTACCCACCCAAGTCCGGAAACCAGAATTTCAGATATCAATAAAGATCTTCCGAAAGCTTTAGAATATTATAAGGCTGCGGGAGGAAAAATATAA
- a CDS encoding outer membrane beta-barrel protein — MKKVLSIALLGFSMWASAQISLAGKANLIFPTGSPSWSNIKGTVNDAIDGTGKNNVGFNVGLSLKVGLPTSLFVMPEIYYTHFKNEFTTENTTFDVKSNRIDVPVLLGYNLLGNMLGVFVGPVGSFNLNKDNTYNDFKENAKNDFTVGYQFGAQLEIKKLIVNARYEGAFSKDERNFINKVSGSEIRYDNRPNLFMVGLGYKF, encoded by the coding sequence ATGAAAAAGGTACTTAGTATAGCGTTATTAGGGTTTTCAATGTGGGCTTCTGCACAGATTTCACTGGCAGGTAAGGCTAACTTAATTTTTCCAACAGGCTCTCCTTCATGGTCCAATATCAAAGGAACAGTGAATGATGCCATTGATGGAACAGGTAAAAACAATGTAGGTTTTAACGTAGGACTTTCATTAAAAGTAGGACTTCCTACTTCATTGTTTGTGATGCCCGAAATCTATTATACTCACTTCAAAAATGAGTTTACTACAGAGAACACTACTTTTGATGTAAAAAGCAACCGTATTGATGTTCCGGTTCTTTTAGGATATAACCTTTTGGGGAATATGCTGGGAGTTTTTGTAGGACCCGTTGGAAGTTTTAACTTAAACAAAGACAATACTTACAATGATTTCAAAGAAAATGCTAAAAATGACTTTACAGTAGGATACCAGTTTGGTGCACAGCTTGAAATTAAAAAGCTTATTGTAAATGCAAGATATGAAGGAGCTTTCAGTAAAGACGAAAGAAATTTCATCAATAAAGTTTCCGGTTCTGAAATCAGGTATGACAACAGACCTAACCTGTTTATGGTAGGTTTAGGATATAAATTCTAA
- a CDS encoding ABC transporter ATP-binding protein has product MIEVKDLKKSFDDVEVLKGISTSFDKGKVNLIIGQSGSGKTVFLKSLLNVYMPSSGEILFDGKDINTMTRDEKQHLRSEIGTVFQGSALFDSLTVEENIMFPLDMFTNLTYREKKKRVFEVIGRVHLDKAERKYPSEISGGMQKRVAIARAIVNNPKYLFCDEPNSGLDPYTSKIIDDLLYEITKEYNTTTIINTHDMNSVMTIGEKIVYLRLGIKEWEGNKDILITAGNKNLIDFVYSSELFKELREYLLENNKTIETTNTKIDDNEKGT; this is encoded by the coding sequence ATGATTGAGGTAAAAGATCTTAAGAAGAGTTTTGATGATGTTGAAGTATTGAAAGGAATTTCAACTTCATTTGATAAAGGAAAAGTAAACTTAATCATTGGACAGAGTGGTTCCGGAAAAACCGTTTTTTTAAAGAGTTTATTGAATGTTTATATGCCTTCCTCAGGAGAAATCCTTTTTGATGGTAAGGATATCAATACCATGACGAGAGATGAGAAACAACATCTTCGTTCAGAAATCGGAACCGTATTCCAGGGAAGTGCCTTATTTGATTCCTTAACTGTGGAAGAAAATATTATGTTTCCTCTGGATATGTTTACCAATCTTACCTACAGAGAAAAAAAGAAAAGAGTTTTTGAAGTAATAGGACGAGTACATCTTGACAAAGCGGAAAGAAAATATCCGTCCGAGATTTCAGGGGGAATGCAAAAAAGGGTGGCTATTGCCAGAGCTATTGTAAATAATCCCAAATACCTGTTCTGTGATGAACCCAATTCCGGGCTCGATCCGTATACCTCAAAGATCATTGATGATCTTCTTTATGAAATCACAAAAGAATACAATACTACAACCATCATCAATACCCACGATATGAACTCTGTAATGACGATTGGCGAGAAAATTGTATACCTAAGACTGGGAATTAAAGAATGGGAAGGTAACAAAGACATTCTGATTACCGCAGGCAATAAAAATCTGATTGATTTCGTTTATTCTTCAGAACTGTTTAAAGAGCTGAGAGAATATTTACTTGAGAATAATAAAACGATTGAAACTACAAATACAAAAATAGACGATAATGAAAAAGGTACTTAG
- a CDS encoding MlaE family ABC transporter permease, with the protein MLKKFFTAVGEYIILLGKSLQKPQKMRVFWKLFMREINDLGVNSFGLVIFTSIFVGAVVAIQMFNNFDASSFPIPPSFVGYATKAVLVLEFAPTIISLILAGKVGSYIASSIGTMRVSEQIDALDIMGVNSPNFLIFPKIIACMLFNPILIAISIVFGIGGGYIAGILTGNWTENDYIVGIQMYMPNLFIYYAFSKTIVFAFIIATVPSYFGYNVKGGSLEVGRASTQAVVWTMVFIIISELILTQLILS; encoded by the coding sequence ATGTTAAAAAAGTTTTTCACAGCAGTAGGGGAATACATTATCCTCTTGGGAAAATCCCTGCAGAAACCTCAGAAAATGAGGGTTTTCTGGAAGCTGTTCATGAGAGAAATTAATGATTTGGGAGTAAATTCTTTCGGACTTGTCATCTTCACATCCATATTCGTTGGAGCTGTAGTGGCTATTCAGATGTTCAACAACTTTGATGCATCTTCTTTTCCTATTCCGCCTTCATTTGTAGGATATGCTACGAAAGCGGTTTTGGTTCTGGAGTTTGCTCCTACCATTATCAGTCTGATTCTGGCGGGTAAAGTAGGTTCTTATATTGCTTCAAGTATTGGAACCATGAGAGTTTCCGAACAGATTGATGCATTGGATATCATGGGAGTAAACTCACCCAATTTTCTGATATTTCCTAAAATTATCGCCTGTATGCTGTTTAATCCCATTCTTATTGCTATCAGTATCGTATTTGGTATTGGTGGAGGTTATATTGCCGGGATTTTAACAGGAAACTGGACAGAAAACGACTATATCGTTGGTATTCAAATGTATATGCCGAATTTATTTATTTACTATGCATTTTCTAAGACTATAGTGTTCGCGTTTATCATTGCAACAGTTCCTTCTTATTTCGGATATAATGTAAAAGGAGGATCACTGGAAGTTGGTAGAGCGAGTACGCAGGCCGTGGTATGGACAATGGTATTCATTATCATTTCTGAATTAATTTTAACCCAATTAATATTAAGCTGA